AGCCACAACCTGGACATGCACGACCATATGTACCACTAGCATGCACATCCCTATTacaactaggcgtatagcccgcgcatttgtgcggctagtattgaaaattcaaaaatttgttttTCATTGTATTTttacttaaaggttatactattttttaacCATACATCATcgtgttcattatcgtaaattatgtcttattattgattaaaacaattcaactatgatctacctataataacaatttgatttgttgaactttaataatattatgcagataattattcttattttcattttattttgattgattgttgttagctttagtttttattaataatatatatttgtaactgatacatagctaaatggtattttatatttaatttttcataatggcattggtgggtgatttttaattaggcataggggtattttaggctaatttttatcgtaatgacagtggtgggtaatttttatttttttatttttcttctattaatgtgggaatttttaaaccttgagagcgaacgtgaggctccgtttgttggtcaaataataagataatagattagcTAGGGATGTGCTGAAAACCTCAGAACTGATGAAGTTCGTCTATATAAAAAAACTTTTGCCCACAAATAATTCCACCAACCGAAGACAATTCATACTTTGAGCATTCGAGAGCATGCTTCTTGATGACTAGCAATGCATCTGATTCTACTACTAATAATCATCCATACAAGGCTCAGCTAAGCAGCTATATATTGAGTGAACAATCGTTCCCAACCTCGTTCAGCAGCAGGCTATATTGGCACAATATCTTGGACCAATTATATATAGATCTGTTGGCATTAGCTTGCGATTGTGTggaaagctgtttttggaaaAGCTGGTAAAAATTAGATTCCATCTATTTGGCTTGTTCAGTTCATTCTTGAATTTCCGCTTATTTTTAATATATTGTTGAGTCCTGCCATTTGGTATGGTTTCTGCTTAATTTGTGAAAAAATGGAGGGATAAGATGCGCCCGAAATTGTTTTTTAATTTAGTAATGTATGTGTGGCGAGATCTTTACAAAATAATCTTAGTGACAATCAAACATTTTGATTTATATTAGAAAATAAAAGTTATGCAATACCATGCGACTAGCTACATTAGCTATTTTGATCTAGACAGTTATCTAACTTGTCTATTGTTGTATGAACTGTTCCATATTGACACGGCACACTGGTACATGGACCAAGCTACTGTTTGTGATTTCGTTCACTTTAAATTTGGTTAAGTGATAAATATGCTTTTTACCGATATTATGGTACTTTATACAACACAGAAAGTTATAAACTAGACCGTGATGGTTGAACAAACTTAATAAAACAACATGAAACATTGCTTCCACCAAATTTTGAATGAGACAAATTAGTTATAAATCCTATTACTAAATCTCCATATATGAATGGTGAAAATTTACATGTCCATTTTTTCAACGATCGGCAATGCCAATATTATCATATATGATCACTATGTAGTAGCAAAAATATTTACCGCAAGGCATGCGCAGAAGGCAGGTACGGTGCCGAGCGGGGAGGTGGGGAACACCGACGGTGCCGGCAACGGGAGAACACAACAATGGGTCgaatggtggtggtggaggtatCTTTGTAGGCGTTAGAGCCGCTGGCAGTAGCAAGCGCGGTCGGGTAGGAAGAAGAAATTGCGCTTCAGATCTgcctgaggaagaagaaggaagctGAATGGTCAGATATTGATCAGACATCTCACGTTGGCCGCCTAGAAAGACAAAAGAACTGGCAAATGAAGGATATCATGTCCCATATTTCATAGAATAACCACTAGGACATGCGAACAGAAACAGCAAAACTACTTAACGCAAATAGTTGCTACAAAAGAATGGCAACCCACTGTTATTGTTGGTATTCTTTTCAAGCAAATTCAGACCTCTGAAACTTACATACCCAAAACTGAATGTAATAGATGCTGAGCCATTCGAGTACCGTGAAAGGattgggtgctctagcctaagagggggagggggtgaattaggcactctaaaaacttagacctatggctccaactagtttgcacaaaacttaaactaaaacaagcaatctagatgtgcaactatggttgttctagtgtgaaacccctatcccaaaagagtttagcaacctatagcctttcctatcaagaaactactctatgaaagtaaagacatacaaattgctagtatgaaatgtggaagcttaatgagcgggataggagatagcaaactcttgacgcgggtgtttatcccgtggttcggttagccacaaaggcacacctacatccacgttgttgtagcactcactaagagtattgctactcggccaccaagtctcttccgtgaacacaatcacagtcaccttggccccgggttccactaaggagcttctccacaaaggatgggggtctccacgtcccccgcacaaagtgtcgtcgccgctccacaccaagtcggagggtcgatgacgttgccggcgagcttcacagctccaaggggccggcacaccaagctcttcttttggttcactagagaaccacagcacaagggctcaaggccttgcaatctcactcactaagagctaatcctttacacaacactctcaaagtgtgctaagggctaaggatatgaacactaagctcttggatggcttcagtggttcttgggtgtgtatgtgtcttccttgaactccagcaagcttcaaatggccgggggatgccatatatataggcctccaagtcgtggagccgttgctccaatgATCAgcaaaaatctgcgtaccaacggatgaaccgatgcttatgCCAGGGAtgacgtcggttcatccggtcactctaagcaactgaagtagccgttggcttcactgacacagttgcagcgaccagggaccatcggttagaccgatgcttagggcgtcggttcaaccggtcacacacagcaactggactagccgttgggcccccctcttctgctgacgttaatgcaccgatgctatgctCCAATGCctcgccggttcaaccggtgctgaagacttggctcctgcgcgcttgacatcgtctctggaacatggtacgttgaatgcaccgatgtctatcttgaagccgtcggtttaaccggtgcttcacttgatcttcatatgatctccagaggcgcacagacttgtgccaatagccaggccgtcggatcatccgacaaccatcggatgcaccgatgcctatatcatcggttcttccggtgctactgatttcagtagaactcgtccaattcagcgttttttttgagttctttcttcgtgttttgctttgcatggcctttttacttcatccctgaaATCTAGAAATGTTTACTTAACAATACCATTAGTCctattgattgtgttgtcattcgattaccaaaatcactcgaaatggcataaatggtgtcatGTTAACCACTTCAAGCAACTTGCGCGTCCGTCATCATGGTAACTCTGCTGTCCTTTGACCAGCAGTGTTCAGTACAGGTACAGGAGTACATTCTAACCCATCTCTTTGGCACCCGAGCATGTTACAAGGTACAAAAGCAGCCAACTCATATGCCAAGTTGCTTAACTAAACTATGACTACCCATCAAGAGGATGAAGAGAGAACAAACGTTAACATGCATCGCCAATGCAGCAATCTCGGCCACTAGTGCTGTTCTACACTGGAACCTATACCCCCAAATATTTGTAAATCAAATCCAGATCACCCATCTTATCACCCGCACATGCAACCATGCTCACGGGAATGCTAACGCCCCAAAAAACTAGTCAGCATTGCACCCATCTTTCTCCTATAAATACAACACTCCAGCGCCAACACGAACCATCACAAGCGCTTAGCAATAAAATCCcagcttaatcattcatctgcttCGAGCTTGTGGTCAAGCAACTGTTGCTGCGCAGCAATGGCAGGCAAGGCCTCGGTCGCGCTGTTCCTGGCCGTCAACCTGGTCGTGTTCGCCGTGGCCAGTGCCACCAGCGCCAACtgccccccgccgccgtcgtccccgtCGACGCCGACCCCGACGCCGGCGTCGAGAGGCAAGTGCCCCCGCGACGCGCTGAAGCTGGGCGTGTGCGCCAACGTGCTGGGCCTCATCAAGGCCAAGGTCGGCGTGCCGCCCACGGAGCCCTGCTGCCCGCTGCTTGAAGGGCTCGTCGACCTTGAGGCCGCCTTGTGCCTCTGCACCGCCATCAAGGGCAACATCCTCGGCATCAACCTGAACCTGCCCATCGATCTCAGCCTCATCCTCAACCACTGCGGCAAGAGCGTGCCCACTGGATTCAAGTGCCTCTAAGTTACTGATCGATGAATGAGCCGACCATGCCAGCATTCTTTTGCTTATTATCTGTTCGTTTAGTGCAGGCTTATCGGTTACTATGTACGCATGTAACCGGTTTGGCCAGCTTTCGCTTTTCGATGATTAATGTGCAAGTCCTTGCATGGACTAGTCCCTAAACTACTTggattattcttttgtattcGGCAATCCACCTGTTATATGaataaattttgtttctttagtttgttatttatttatttattttcttgctGTGTTACAGCTGCAGCAATAtcctttgcaattttttttttgagaaactcTGTTGTCTGAACGCTCGCTACTTTGGGAAGTTCTGAACTCTTTCATTTTTGTTGAAAACTGACAATAATATCCAAAATCAATTTTCAGTATTATTTTCCTATTAGGTTAGCGTTTCGGGTGAACCGTTGGTAAATGATCTtagtgaggaatgttgagtactctatcctgcctgtgatgaatgaattgtcaaccgtgcggtgtgatcgtgcgcttagtctttgg
This sequence is a window from Panicum virgatum strain AP13 chromosome 7K, P.virgatum_v5, whole genome shotgun sequence. Protein-coding genes within it:
- the LOC120642726 gene encoding 14 kDa proline-rich protein DC2.15-like is translated as MAGKASVALFLAVNLVVFAVASATSANCPPPPSSPSTPTPTPASRGKCPRDALKLGVCANVLGLIKAKVGVPPTEPCCPLLEGLVDLEAALCLCTAIKGNILGINLNLPIDLSLILNHCGKSVPTGFKCL